In Streptomyces sp. NBC_00448, the following are encoded in one genomic region:
- a CDS encoding hydroxyacid dehydrogenase, whose amino-acid sequence MNRHLAAARSVPDSRRRPPRILLSVPAAEAHSFFPPETRDALEQVGEVTTADPAALQDPQAFHDAAADARIFVTAWGFPRLDAARLALAPQLRFVMHAASSVQALVSDDFWRSGVPISQAGAAMAPSVAELSLTFTLSLLRRTHRLDHALRSGADWDAARAIARGREISGARIAVIGASRTGRAYIRLCQALGAEVRVYDPYLTAPDPLARLACGLSDVLAWGDVIAVHAPATPETHGMIGAEQIAAIRDGGAFVNTSRPSLIDMDALFAAVASGRLDAALDVFDAEPLPRGDRWRGLPNVLLTPHLAGASADSRRRAGWIAVEEIRRHLAGEPLRHALTRTDLERMG is encoded by the coding sequence ATGAACCGACACCTCGCAGCGGCCAGGAGTGTCCCGGACTCCCGGCGCCGGCCCCCGCGAATCCTGCTGAGCGTGCCCGCCGCCGAGGCGCACTCGTTCTTCCCCCCGGAGACGCGAGATGCCCTGGAGCAGGTCGGCGAGGTCACCACGGCCGACCCGGCCGCGCTCCAGGACCCGCAGGCATTCCACGACGCGGCCGCCGATGCCCGGATCTTCGTGACCGCGTGGGGATTCCCGCGGCTGGACGCCGCCCGCCTGGCCCTTGCCCCACAGCTGCGCTTCGTCATGCACGCGGCATCCTCGGTGCAGGCCCTGGTGAGCGACGACTTCTGGCGGTCCGGTGTGCCCATCTCCCAGGCAGGCGCCGCGATGGCGCCCTCGGTCGCCGAACTGTCGCTCACCTTCACCCTCTCCCTGCTGCGGCGCACCCACCGCCTCGACCACGCGCTGCGCTCCGGCGCGGACTGGGACGCCGCCCGGGCGATCGCACGCGGCCGCGAGATCTCGGGCGCCCGGATCGCCGTCATCGGCGCCTCCCGCACCGGGCGGGCGTACATCCGGCTGTGCCAGGCGCTCGGCGCCGAGGTCCGGGTGTACGACCCCTACCTCACCGCGCCCGATCCGCTCGCCCGGCTCGCCTGCGGCCTGTCCGACGTGCTGGCCTGGGGCGATGTGATCGCCGTGCACGCACCGGCCACCCCCGAGACCCACGGCATGATCGGCGCCGAGCAGATCGCCGCGATCCGGGACGGCGGCGCCTTCGTCAACACCTCCCGGCCCTCGCTCATCGACATGGACGCCCTGTTCGCGGCCGTCGCCTCCGGGCGGCTCGACGCCGCGCTCGATGTCTTCGACGCCGAGCCGCTGCCGCGCGGCGACCGGTGGCGCGGCCTGCCCAACGTCCTGCTCACCCCGCATCTGGCCGGAGCCAGCGCGGACTCCCGGCGCCGCGCCGGATGGATCGCCGTCGAGGAGATCCGCCGGCATCTGGCCGGAGAGCCGCTGCGGCACGCACTGACCCGTACCGACCTGGAGCGGATGGGATGA
- a CDS encoding FadR/GntR family transcriptional regulator, translating into MPRFNRVSAVQVAIEEIRDQIREGNWALGDRLPSEAELTQTMGLSRAPLREAIRALTYAGLLSVRQGDGTYVIAVDEATVALNRKLTDSKTRDVLEVRRGLDTAAVQLAAARRTEDDLEAMADILRRRREAASTGDQSTFVDADVSFHLAVAKAAGNSLLLDLYEGISLAMRESLDTVRSLEHAVGEGGDDHEALFDAIRAGDAARASEIVLSIIAGQEQQCALQ; encoded by the coding sequence GTGCCGCGCTTCAACCGCGTTTCCGCAGTACAGGTCGCCATCGAGGAGATCCGCGACCAGATCCGCGAGGGGAACTGGGCGCTGGGCGACCGGCTGCCGTCCGAGGCGGAACTCACCCAGACCATGGGCCTGAGCCGAGCGCCGCTGCGCGAGGCCATCCGCGCCCTCACCTACGCCGGCCTGCTCTCCGTACGGCAGGGCGACGGCACGTATGTGATCGCGGTCGACGAGGCGACCGTGGCGCTCAACCGCAAGCTCACGGACAGCAAGACCCGGGATGTCCTGGAAGTGCGGCGCGGGCTGGACACGGCCGCGGTCCAACTGGCCGCCGCACGGCGTACCGAGGACGACCTGGAGGCGATGGCCGACATCCTGCGGCGCCGGCGCGAGGCGGCCTCCACGGGCGACCAGTCGACCTTCGTCGACGCCGACGTCTCCTTCCACCTGGCCGTCGCGAAGGCCGCCGGCAACTCCCTGCTCCTGGACCTCTACGAGGGGATCTCGCTGGCCATGCGGGAGTCCCTGGACACGGTCCGGTCGCTCGAACACGCCGTCGGCGAGGGCGGCGACGACCACGAGGCCCTGTTCGACGCGATCAGGGCGGGGGACGCGGCGCGCGCCTCCGAGATCGTCCTGTCGATCATCGCCGGACAGGAGCAGCAGTGCGCGCTGCAGTGA
- a CDS encoding sulfatase family protein, with translation MTVTATPNILLLHCHDLGRFLGAYAVPTVVTPCLDRLAAESALFEAAFATAPHCSPARASLFTGTYPQTNGVLGLTHEPFGWDLRDPGTHLAHRLKAAGYRTELVGVHHESRVLPDATVAGRLGFDRVRTGGDRDVVVRRATDALDRAAAAGSPFYLQVGFHEPHRTPSKQDPPGVMGFLGDAVEPDSSLGHTVPAYLRDDSGARREIAELQGAVRHMDEGVGDILDRLEELGLRDDTIVVFTTDHGLALPRAKCTLYDPGLEVALIMRVPRRAGWARRRVAPMVSHVDVLPTLLELAGVPLPEGLAGTSLVPLVEEHSVPREHTFGQLTHHTYYDPKRSVRSATRKLIVNFANAPRAMDPTQSWVHRSLPADLNGPTVASSPPVELYDLVRDPHETRNLADDPRYAVERAELGTALLGWMRYCGDDLLTGGPLAARHRDALTALGSAAPDAEAAPDRDRPGHPRIPGARAAATAAHPQERESA, from the coding sequence ATGACCGTGACCGCGACCCCCAACATCCTGCTGCTCCACTGCCACGACCTCGGCCGGTTCCTCGGCGCCTACGCCGTCCCGACCGTGGTGACCCCGTGCCTGGACCGGCTGGCCGCGGAGTCGGCCCTCTTCGAGGCGGCCTTCGCCACCGCCCCGCACTGCAGTCCGGCTCGCGCGTCACTGTTCACCGGCACCTACCCACAGACCAACGGCGTGCTCGGCCTGACCCACGAGCCGTTCGGCTGGGACCTGCGCGACCCCGGTACCCACCTCGCGCACCGGTTGAAGGCCGCCGGGTACCGCACCGAACTCGTCGGCGTGCACCACGAGTCCAGGGTGCTGCCGGACGCCACGGTGGCCGGGCGTCTCGGCTTCGACCGGGTCCGTACCGGTGGCGACCGCGACGTCGTCGTGCGGCGCGCCACCGACGCCCTGGACCGGGCGGCGGCCGCCGGCTCCCCGTTCTACCTCCAGGTGGGCTTCCACGAGCCGCACCGCACCCCGTCGAAGCAGGACCCGCCCGGGGTGATGGGGTTCCTCGGCGACGCCGTGGAACCGGACAGCTCGCTCGGGCACACCGTCCCGGCGTACCTGCGCGACGACAGCGGCGCACGCCGGGAGATCGCCGAACTCCAGGGCGCGGTACGGCACATGGACGAGGGCGTCGGCGACATCCTGGACCGTCTGGAGGAGCTCGGGCTGCGCGACGACACCATCGTGGTGTTCACCACCGACCACGGCCTCGCGCTTCCGCGGGCCAAGTGCACGCTGTACGACCCGGGCCTGGAAGTGGCGCTGATCATGCGGGTGCCGCGCAGAGCCGGGTGGGCGCGCCGGCGCGTGGCGCCGATGGTCAGCCACGTCGACGTGCTGCCGACGCTCCTCGAACTGGCCGGCGTGCCGCTGCCCGAGGGCCTGGCCGGCACCAGCCTCGTACCGCTGGTGGAGGAGCACAGCGTCCCGCGCGAGCACACCTTCGGCCAGCTCACGCACCACACCTACTACGACCCGAAACGCTCGGTGCGCTCGGCCACCCGCAAGCTGATCGTCAACTTCGCCAACGCCCCCCGGGCGATGGACCCCACCCAGTCCTGGGTGCACCGCAGCCTGCCCGCCGACCTCAACGGCCCCACCGTCGCTTCGAGTCCGCCGGTCGAGTTGTACGACCTGGTCCGCGACCCGCACGAGACGCGCAACCTCGCGGACGACCCGCGGTACGCCGTCGAACGCGCGGAACTCGGCACCGCGCTGCTGGGCTGGATGCGGTACTGCGGCGACGACCTGCTGACCGGCGGACCCCTGGCGGCCCGCCACCGGGACGCGCTCACCGCCCTCGGCTCGGCGGCGCCCGACGCCGAAGCCGCCCCGGACCGCGACCGGCCCGGCCACCCGCGCATCCCCGGCGCCCGCGCCGCCGCCACCGCCGCACACCCACAGGAAAGAGAATCAGCATGA
- a CDS encoding amidohydrolase, translating into MTSPKKIIDVRPWAGELSDILVEDGRITQVLPAGGPTARDEPGVIDGRGRIALPSFTDAHAHLDSTRLGLPFRPHTAGPGLEGLIENDRANWRSAEASVSERATHTLGRTIASGATAVRSHAQVDTESGLDRLDGVLAAREAHRDRATVQVVAFPQAGIVRDRGTADLLADALSSGADLVGGIDPCGLDRDPVEHLDIVFGLAERHQTGLDLHLHEVGELGAFTLDLVFDRVRALSMRGKVTISHAFALATSEAGRVEELVTQLAELDIALTTIAPSGRRTLPLELLAEHRVRVGLGQDGIRDYWSPFGDGDILGRTWQLAFTNQLRRDEHIERCVALATVGGRAVLAGGGVGGVGAAWTAAASEPRGLAQGDAADLVLLSGETVTSAVMDRPQDRVVIRQGRVVAEDGVLV; encoded by the coding sequence ATGACGAGTCCGAAGAAGATCATCGACGTACGCCCCTGGGCGGGCGAGCTGAGCGACATCCTCGTCGAGGACGGCCGGATCACGCAGGTGCTGCCGGCCGGCGGCCCGACGGCGCGGGACGAGCCAGGCGTCATCGACGGACGCGGGCGGATCGCGCTGCCCTCCTTCACCGACGCGCACGCCCACCTCGACTCCACCCGGCTCGGCCTGCCGTTCCGCCCGCACACCGCGGGGCCGGGTCTTGAGGGCCTGATCGAGAACGACCGGGCCAACTGGCGTTCCGCGGAGGCGAGCGTCAGCGAGCGGGCGACCCACACGCTCGGCAGGACCATCGCCTCGGGCGCCACCGCCGTACGCAGCCACGCCCAGGTCGACACGGAATCCGGCCTCGACCGGCTCGACGGCGTCCTCGCCGCGCGCGAAGCGCACCGGGACCGGGCGACGGTCCAGGTCGTCGCCTTCCCGCAGGCCGGGATCGTCCGCGACCGCGGCACCGCCGACCTGCTGGCCGACGCGCTCTCCAGCGGCGCGGATCTGGTGGGCGGCATCGACCCCTGCGGCCTCGATCGCGATCCCGTCGAGCACCTGGACATCGTGTTCGGCCTGGCCGAACGCCACCAGACCGGCCTGGACCTGCACCTCCACGAGGTGGGCGAGCTCGGGGCCTTCACGCTCGACCTCGTCTTCGACCGGGTCCGCGCCTTGTCCATGCGGGGCAAGGTGACGATCTCGCACGCCTTCGCGCTGGCCACATCGGAGGCCGGCCGGGTCGAGGAACTGGTCACCCAGCTCGCCGAACTCGACATCGCCCTCACCACGATCGCCCCGAGCGGCCGGCGCACGCTGCCCCTGGAACTGCTGGCCGAGCACCGCGTGCGGGTGGGCCTGGGCCAGGACGGCATTCGGGACTACTGGTCGCCGTTCGGCGACGGCGACATCCTCGGCCGCACCTGGCAGCTCGCGTTCACCAACCAGCTACGTCGCGACGAGCACATCGAGCGCTGCGTCGCGCTGGCCACCGTGGGCGGCCGAGCGGTCCTGGCGGGCGGCGGGGTCGGCGGGGTCGGCGCCGCCTGGACGGCCGCCGCCTCGGAACCCCGCGGCTTGGCCCAGGGCGATGCCGCCGACCTCGTCCTGCTCTCCGGGGAGACGGTGACCAGCGCGGTGATGGACCGGCCGCAGGACCGTGTCGTCATCCGCCAGGGCAGGGTCGTCGCCGAGGACGGTGTGCTGGTCTGA
- a CDS encoding PIG-L family deacetylase produces the protein MADRPLTLMAVHAHPDDEATGTGGVLARYAAEGIRTVLVTCTDGGCGDGPGGVKPGDPGHDPVAVASMRRKELEASCDVLKVGDLEMLDYADSGMMGWSSNDAPGSFWQTPVQEGAARLADLMREYRPDVVVTYDENGFYGHPDHIQAHRITMAALEMTDLTPKVYWTTMPRTMFQRFGEVMRELDEDMPEPDPAQAAAMAEIGLPDDQITTWVDTTAFSGQKFDALAAHASQGENIFFLKMGKERFGELMGMETFVRVQDATGAATPENDLFAGLR, from the coding sequence ATGGCTGACCGGCCCCTGACGCTCATGGCAGTGCACGCCCACCCCGACGACGAGGCCACCGGAACCGGGGGAGTCCTCGCGCGGTACGCGGCGGAAGGCATCCGCACGGTTCTCGTGACCTGTACCGACGGCGGTTGCGGTGACGGACCGGGAGGCGTCAAGCCGGGCGATCCCGGCCACGATCCGGTGGCCGTCGCCTCGATGCGCCGCAAGGAACTCGAGGCGAGCTGCGACGTGCTGAAGGTCGGCGATCTGGAGATGCTCGACTACGCCGACTCCGGAATGATGGGCTGGTCGAGCAACGACGCCCCCGGGTCCTTCTGGCAGACCCCCGTGCAGGAAGGCGCGGCCCGGCTCGCGGACCTCATGCGGGAGTACCGGCCCGATGTGGTCGTCACCTACGACGAGAACGGCTTCTACGGCCACCCCGACCACATCCAGGCCCACCGCATCACGATGGCGGCGCTGGAGATGACGGACCTGACACCGAAGGTGTACTGGACCACCATGCCCCGCACGATGTTCCAGCGGTTCGGCGAGGTCATGCGCGAGTTGGACGAGGACATGCCGGAGCCGGACCCCGCCCAGGCCGCCGCGATGGCCGAGATCGGCCTCCCCGACGATCAGATCACCACATGGGTGGACACCACGGCGTTCAGCGGTCAGAAGTTCGACGCGCTGGCCGCGCACGCCAGCCAGGGCGAGAACATCTTCTTCCTCAAGATGGGCAAGGAGAGGTTCGGCGAGTTGATGGGCATGGAGACCTTCGTCCGGGTCCAGGACGCCACCGGCGCGGCCACACCCGAGAACGACCTCTTCGCCGGCCTGCGCTGA
- a CDS encoding ROK family protein, with protein MKTRAGSKALIREINEALVLDVVRAQRPVARARIASETGLSPATVTGITAKLVQAGLLIETDVARGTGGRPARLLDLGRGAVLAAGVRLSTSEVFVLLVNLRGEVVASHREPLTSVRPEDVGESIARAVRAASAGRESATLIGVGVAISGVVDQASGEVRHSGSLGWAHVPFQAQLSSRLQAPVVIDSYANSVASGLLLFDGRLAGRDLLVFSVGPSLGASVVVQGGIHRGFSGAAGGFAHARVEAGARRPCHCGALDCLETWSSGWGIQRELGRRGHGDQRLDADAALLGEAGDRLGVAMANAAKMFGPERVVVAFTPEMNLPELAARVERVFRRQYEHENTPAPDLELTATDPSTHGRGAAYTVLARMFTVGATEQA; from the coding sequence ATGAAGACCCGCGCCGGGAGCAAAGCCCTGATCCGCGAGATCAACGAGGCGCTGGTCCTCGATGTCGTCCGCGCGCAACGACCGGTGGCCAGAGCGAGGATCGCCAGCGAGACGGGGCTGAGCCCGGCGACCGTCACCGGGATCACCGCCAAGCTGGTCCAGGCCGGACTGCTCATCGAGACCGACGTCGCGCGCGGCACGGGCGGCCGTCCCGCCCGGCTGCTGGACCTGGGCCGTGGCGCGGTGCTCGCGGCCGGCGTGCGGCTGTCGACCTCGGAGGTCTTCGTCCTGCTGGTCAACCTGCGTGGCGAGGTCGTCGCCTCGCACCGGGAGCCGCTCACCTCGGTACGGCCGGAGGACGTGGGGGAGAGCATCGCGCGGGCGGTGCGCGCCGCGAGCGCCGGCCGGGAGTCGGCGACGCTCATCGGGGTGGGGGTGGCGATCTCGGGTGTGGTCGACCAGGCGAGCGGCGAGGTACGGCACAGCGGTTCGCTGGGCTGGGCGCACGTGCCGTTCCAGGCGCAGCTCAGCTCGCGGCTCCAGGCGCCGGTGGTCATCGACAGCTACGCCAACTCCGTCGCGTCCGGCCTGCTGCTCTTCGACGGGCGGCTCGCGGGGCGCGACCTGCTGGTGTTCAGCGTGGGGCCGAGCCTGGGCGCGTCCGTGGTGGTGCAGGGCGGCATCCACCGCGGATTCAGCGGCGCGGCCGGCGGTTTCGCCCATGCCCGTGTCGAGGCCGGCGCCCGACGGCCTTGTCACTGCGGCGCGTTGGACTGCCTGGAGACGTGGTCGAGCGGGTGGGGCATCCAGCGTGAACTCGGCAGGCGCGGCCACGGCGACCAGCGCCTGGACGCCGACGCGGCGCTGCTCGGCGAGGCGGGCGACCGGCTCGGCGTCGCCATGGCGAACGCCGCCAAGATGTTCGGCCCCGAGCGCGTGGTGGTCGCGTTCACCCCGGAGATGAACCTGCCGGAACTCGCGGCCCGCGTGGAGCGGGTCTTCCGCCGGCAGTACGAGCACGAGAACACGCCGGCCCCGGATCTGGAGCTGACTGCGACCGACCCGTCCACGCACGGCCGCGGCGCCGCCTACACCGTCCTCGCGCGGATGTTCACCGTCGGTGCCACCGAACAGGCCTGA
- a CDS encoding extracellular solute-binding protein, with product MSLRPLRYAALAAAATLAFTACSTSGGGSGKENVTLWMYPVIADPAASKAFWARTAAAFDKSHPGIDLKIELQTFDKRDAQVSAALAAGSGPDIVLLTPDQIATYQRVQGLLPVDDAVAAERSAFYPATLKAATLDGKLYGVPLFQNINTTAYNTKVFADAGLPLPKTWADVLKDAPVLARKGVAVMDYAGSTEQTLNMSFYPLLWQAGGTVFSKDGKDIAFDSPAGVAALQFLVDLKKQGGLPPDAATEGPAIDGAPVAAGKVAVRPVTSLADLKQMRAALGKDNVSLGLPLQGRTRATYGNPGLLALTSITSDGKRKADNDVLSYLSSAPVQTALDAAAGDFPTRTDVKAPGSGPDYAAMQGALRYADPGETSPAARQVMSTLAPHIQAALGGNQSPKEALDKAAKEARDLLSRS from the coding sequence ATGAGCCTTCGACCGCTCCGCTACGCGGCTCTGGCCGCCGCCGCCACGCTCGCGTTCACCGCCTGCTCCACCTCCGGCGGCGGGTCGGGCAAGGAGAACGTCACGCTGTGGATGTATCCCGTGATCGCGGACCCGGCGGCGAGCAAGGCGTTCTGGGCCCGCACCGCGGCCGCCTTCGACAAGTCCCACCCCGGCATCGACCTGAAGATAGAACTCCAGACCTTCGACAAGCGGGACGCGCAGGTCTCCGCCGCGCTCGCGGCCGGCTCCGGCCCCGACATCGTGCTGCTCACACCCGACCAGATCGCGACCTACCAGCGGGTGCAGGGCCTGCTGCCCGTCGACGACGCAGTCGCCGCTGAACGGTCCGCGTTCTACCCCGCGACCCTCAAGGCCGCCACCCTCGACGGAAAGCTCTACGGGGTACCCCTCTTCCAGAACATCAACACCACCGCCTACAACACGAAGGTCTTCGCCGACGCCGGCCTGCCGCTCCCCAAGACCTGGGCCGACGTGCTGAAGGACGCCCCCGTGCTGGCCCGCAAGGGCGTGGCGGTCATGGACTACGCGGGAAGCACCGAGCAGACCCTCAACATGTCCTTCTACCCCCTGCTGTGGCAGGCGGGCGGGACGGTGTTCAGCAAGGACGGCAAGGACATCGCGTTCGACTCCCCCGCCGGGGTGGCCGCGCTGCAGTTCCTCGTCGACCTGAAGAAGCAGGGCGGCCTGCCTCCCGACGCCGCCACCGAGGGCCCCGCGATCGACGGCGCCCCGGTCGCCGCGGGGAAGGTCGCGGTGCGGCCGGTCACCTCGCTGGCCGACCTCAAGCAGATGCGCGCCGCCCTGGGCAAGGACAACGTCTCGCTCGGCCTGCCGCTGCAGGGCAGGACGCGCGCGACCTACGGCAACCCGGGGCTGCTCGCCCTGACCTCCATCACCAGTGACGGCAAGCGCAAGGCCGACAACGACGTGCTGTCCTACCTGAGCTCGGCCCCGGTCCAGACCGCGCTCGACGCCGCCGCGGGCGACTTCCCGACCCGTACGGACGTCAAGGCGCCCGGCTCCGGACCCGACTACGCGGCGATGCAGGGCGCGCTGCGCTACGCCGACCCCGGCGAGACCTCGCCCGCCGCCCGCCAGGTGATGTCGACCCTGGCGCCCCACATCCAGGCCGCGCTCGGCGGCAACCAGTCACCGAAGGAAGCGCTCGACAAGGCCGCGAAGGAAGCCCGGGACCTGCTCTCCCGCTCCTGA